Proteins encoded by one window of Akkermansia muciniphila ATCC BAA-835:
- a CDS encoding MarR family winged helix-turn-helix transcriptional regulator: protein MADPFTISFLMKMITDRVDMMLTRGLTLERVTASQGRVLAYLMSRDGENVSQRDIERHLGVSHTTAKGIVQRLEQKGWVTTAFDSEDGRLKNVYLTDMSRGVHESICQQIGVIENTLLDGVPEESRSMLRDLLRRMYDNLK from the coding sequence ATGGCCGACCCTTTTACGATTTCGTTTTTGATGAAAATGATTACGGACCGCGTGGATATGATGCTTACGCGCGGCTTGACTCTGGAGCGTGTTACGGCCTCCCAGGGCCGGGTGCTGGCTTACCTGATGTCCCGTGACGGAGAAAACGTCTCCCAGAGGGACATAGAGCGGCATTTGGGAGTCTCCCATACCACGGCCAAGGGAATTGTCCAGAGGCTGGAACAGAAGGGCTGGGTAACCACGGCTTTTGACAGTGAAGACGGACGGCTGAAGAATGTGTACCTGACGGATATGAGCCGGGGAGTTCATGAGTCCATTTGCCAGCAGATAGGAGTGATTGAAAATACGCTGCTGGACGGGGTGCCGGAGGAAAGCCGCAGCATGCTGAGGGATCTGCTCCGGCGCATGTACGACAATCTCAAATAA
- the tsaA gene encoding tRNA (N6-threonylcarbamoyladenosine(37)-N6)-methyltransferase TrmO encodes MQPVARVSTCYPDKFGAPRQSGLVPDARARLVFEPPFRHPDAVRGLEGFSHLWLVWVFSENVDKGWSPTVRPPRLGGNVRMGVFATRAPFRPNPIGLSAVRLERVELHPLDGPVLHLSGVDLVDGTPILDIKPYVPLADCIPEASEGFTAVPYERLDVEIPESFGDSMSPEERSALEDTLSLDPRPQYQDDPERVYGLLFSGWEVKFKVEGKRLCVLSLERRRSGSGL; translated from the coding sequence TTGCAGCCCGTCGCCCGCGTCAGCACGTGTTATCCGGACAAATTCGGTGCGCCGCGCCAGAGCGGCCTGGTTCCGGATGCGCGGGCGCGGCTGGTATTTGAGCCGCCGTTCCGCCATCCGGATGCCGTTCGTGGTCTGGAAGGGTTTTCCCATCTGTGGCTGGTCTGGGTGTTCAGTGAAAACGTGGATAAGGGGTGGAGCCCTACGGTCCGGCCTCCGCGGCTGGGGGGCAATGTGCGCATGGGGGTGTTCGCCACGCGTGCGCCGTTCCGTCCCAATCCCATCGGGTTGTCTGCCGTCAGGCTGGAACGGGTGGAATTGCATCCTCTGGACGGCCCGGTATTGCATCTTTCCGGCGTGGATTTGGTGGATGGCACCCCCATTCTGGATATCAAGCCCTATGTTCCTCTGGCGGACTGCATTCCGGAGGCGTCGGAAGGGTTTACGGCTGTCCCCTATGAACGGCTGGATGTGGAAATTCCCGAATCTTTTGGCGATTCCATGTCTCCGGAAGAGAGGAGTGCACTGGAAGATACGCTGTCCCTGGATCCCCGTCCCCAGTATCAGGATGATCCGGAACGGGTTTACGGCCTTTTGTTCTCTGGCTGGGAGGTGAAATTCAAGGTAGAGGGAAAGCGGCTGTGCGTATTGTCCCTGGAAAGGAGGCGAAGCGGTTCCGGCCTTTGA
- a CDS encoding dihydroorotase, which translates to MKTSVLIRNARLTDGSAPADLLVSGGVITAKAPAGTLLESAAEKALDASGKLVLPGLFDIHAHLCQPGREDKERVATATAAALHGGVTGLMAMPDTEPVMDNAAQITTFMEICRTDALVEVIPSGCLTKGDGGEEQASYDSLRAKGVRFITDGDRAPDNMLLLYRAMQYASNLNLTFALRGDVPSLTARAAMHPGTTSYRLGLMGSPSCAEEIGLETIIRLSVDTGNSLHVQTVSTAGSVDILRRCKQKTAGLSAEAALHHLLFTHEDVGRYDTCYKTLPPLRDQSDVDALIAAVNDGTIDCIVSDHTPCTPFSKLQDFVVAPQGMIALDTFLPAIYQYLVEPGKMSWQTVVRACSDAPRRLMGLAPVSLEEGAPANLVVFDPEGETPVTDETLRSRARNTPFLGKTLKGKVDAVVFGEQLHRF; encoded by the coding sequence ATGAAAACTTCCGTACTTATTCGCAACGCCCGGCTGACGGACGGTTCCGCCCCGGCGGACCTTCTGGTTTCCGGGGGGGTGATTACAGCGAAAGCTCCTGCCGGAACGCTTTTGGAGAGCGCCGCGGAAAAGGCGCTGGATGCTTCCGGGAAGCTTGTTCTGCCCGGCCTGTTCGACATCCATGCCCATTTGTGCCAGCCCGGCCGGGAGGACAAGGAACGTGTGGCTACGGCTACCGCCGCCGCCCTGCATGGAGGAGTGACCGGACTGATGGCGATGCCGGATACCGAACCCGTGATGGACAATGCCGCCCAGATTACCACGTTCATGGAAATATGCCGGACGGATGCTCTGGTGGAGGTTATCCCCTCCGGGTGCCTGACCAAGGGGGACGGCGGGGAAGAGCAGGCCTCCTACGACTCCCTGCGCGCCAAGGGCGTCCGTTTCATCACGGACGGGGACCGTGCGCCGGACAACATGCTGCTGCTGTACCGCGCCATGCAGTACGCCAGCAATTTGAACCTTACTTTCGCCCTGCGCGGAGACGTGCCGTCCCTGACGGCCAGGGCGGCCATGCACCCGGGCACTACTTCCTACCGTCTGGGGTTGATGGGCTCCCCCTCCTGTGCGGAGGAAATAGGGCTGGAAACCATCATCCGCCTTTCCGTGGATACGGGCAACTCCCTGCATGTGCAGACCGTCTCTACGGCCGGCAGCGTGGATATCCTGCGCCGCTGCAAGCAGAAAACCGCCGGGTTGAGCGCGGAAGCGGCGCTTCACCATCTCCTGTTCACGCATGAGGACGTGGGCCGGTACGATACCTGCTACAAGACGCTGCCGCCCCTGCGCGACCAGTCGGATGTGGATGCCCTGATTGCCGCCGTGAATGACGGCACCATTGACTGCATTGTTTCCGATCACACGCCCTGCACGCCGTTTTCCAAACTTCAGGATTTCGTTGTCGCCCCGCAGGGCATGATTGCGCTGGATACGTTCCTGCCCGCTATTTACCAGTATCTGGTGGAACCTGGAAAAATGTCCTGGCAGACGGTGGTGCGCGCCTGCAGCGATGCTCCCCGCAGGCTGATGGGGCTGGCCCCCGTCTCCCTGGAAGAAGGGGCTCCGGCCAATCTGGTGGTGTTTGACCCGGAAGGAGAAACGCCCGTCACGGATGAAACGCTCCGCAGCCGCGCCCGCAACACTCCATTCCTGGGCAAGACCTTGAAGGGAAAAGTGGATGCCGTGGTGTTCGGAGAACAGCTCCACCGCTTCTGA
- a CDS encoding aspartate carbamoyltransferase catalytic subunit, which yields MNHPRKDLLNISSLTDEEIHTLLDSAGPMKELFTKSVKKVPALKGKSVLTLFYEPSTRTRSSFEVAAERLSADVTNFTVSTSSVVKGESVQDTIATLQAMKVDYVIVRHYNSGLPNVIARHTCASVVNAGDGAHAHPSQALLDSFTIREVFPDVRGKRVLIVGDILHSRVARSTSLLMKRLGMEVAFLGPGSLVPRTEHSGIPRFSDFNEAFAWKPDVIYLLRVQKERQDAPFFPSAREYNKIYGVTEERLKRISGEGLYIMHPGPVNRGVEICDLAMDYERCLINRQVENGIACRMSILYHLTPQTQH from the coding sequence ATGAATCATCCCCGCAAGGATCTTCTTAATATCTCCTCATTGACTGACGAGGAAATTCACACGCTGCTGGATTCGGCCGGCCCGATGAAGGAGCTTTTTACCAAAAGCGTCAAAAAGGTGCCCGCCCTGAAAGGCAAGTCCGTTCTGACGCTTTTTTATGAACCCAGCACCCGCACCCGTTCCTCTTTTGAGGTAGCGGCGGAACGCCTGTCTGCGGACGTGACCAATTTCACGGTGTCCACCTCTTCCGTGGTGAAAGGGGAATCCGTACAGGACACGATCGCCACGCTCCAGGCCATGAAAGTGGATTATGTAATCGTGCGCCATTACAACAGCGGCTTGCCGAACGTGATTGCGCGCCATACCTGCGCCAGTGTGGTGAACGCCGGGGACGGAGCCCACGCCCATCCCTCTCAGGCGCTGCTGGATTCCTTTACCATCCGGGAGGTGTTTCCGGATGTGAGGGGAAAGCGCGTTCTGATTGTGGGGGACATCCTGCATTCCCGCGTGGCCCGTTCCACCTCCCTGCTGATGAAGAGGCTGGGGATGGAGGTCGCCTTCCTGGGGCCGGGTTCCCTGGTGCCGCGTACCGAACATTCCGGCATTCCCCGTTTTTCCGATTTCAATGAGGCGTTTGCCTGGAAGCCGGACGTAATTTACCTGCTGCGCGTTCAAAAAGAGCGGCAGGACGCCCCTTTCTTCCCCAGCGCCCGGGAGTACAACAAGATTTACGGCGTCACGGAAGAACGCCTGAAGCGCATTTCCGGTGAAGGCCTGTACATCATGCATCCGGGGCCGGTCAACCGCGGCGTGGAAATCTGTGACCTGGCGATGGACTATGAGCGCTGCCTGATCAACCGCCAGGTGGAAAACGGCATCGCCTGCCGCATGTCCATCCTTTACCATCTCACTCCGCAAACCCAGCACTGA
- the pyrR gene encoding bifunctional pyr operon transcriptional regulator/uracil phosphoribosyltransferase PyrR, producing MTPPSQEIVLDGPGISRALERMAHGIVARFPGEPLAIVGLLSQGDVIARRLVDKVKELGVEAQYGSIDISLYRDDIFKLEARPSLRSSNLPFSTDDMRVVLVDDVLYTGRTIRAALNALFDYGRPARIELACLIDRGGREVPIQPDYTGHVLDHAGAKVIVSMKEADGEDSVVIPSH from the coding sequence ATGACTCCTCCTTCACAGGAAATCGTATTGGACGGTCCGGGAATTTCCCGTGCGCTTGAGCGCATGGCCCACGGCATTGTGGCCCGTTTCCCCGGAGAACCTCTCGCCATCGTCGGCCTGCTCAGCCAGGGGGATGTGATTGCCCGGCGTCTGGTGGACAAGGTAAAGGAGCTGGGAGTGGAAGCCCAGTACGGCTCTATTGATATTTCCCTGTACCGGGATGACATCTTCAAGCTGGAAGCCCGGCCTTCCCTCCGTTCCTCCAATTTGCCGTTTTCCACGGATGACATGAGGGTCGTGCTGGTGGACGACGTCCTTTATACGGGGCGCACCATACGTGCAGCCCTGAACGCCCTTTTCGACTACGGCCGTCCAGCCCGTATTGAACTGGCGTGCCTGATTGACCGCGGCGGGCGGGAAGTTCCCATCCAGCCGGATTATACGGGGCACGTGCTGGACCATGCCGGAGCCAAGGTCATCGTAAGCATGAAGGAGGCTGACGGCGAGGACAGCGTGGTCATTCCCTCCCACTGA
- a CDS encoding AIR carboxylase family protein — MKVIVIYGSPNDKPFMEPAREYFAQENVPYEETVLSAHRDLPELIRFLGDLEASGEKAVILAVAGLSAALPGVVVMSCSLPVIGVPVPGGPLNGIDALLAIAQCPGGVPCTTVGLHKKTPVNAAMAAHRILKLAGL, encoded by the coding sequence ATGAAAGTCATCGTCATCTACGGCAGCCCGAATGATAAGCCCTTTATGGAACCGGCCCGCGAGTATTTTGCTCAGGAGAATGTTCCTTATGAAGAAACCGTTCTGTCCGCCCACCGCGACCTTCCGGAGCTGATCAGGTTCCTGGGGGATTTGGAAGCCAGCGGAGAAAAAGCGGTTATCCTGGCTGTGGCCGGCCTGTCCGCCGCCCTTCCCGGCGTGGTGGTGATGAGCTGTTCCCTCCCGGTTATCGGCGTGCCGGTCCCCGGAGGCCCCCTGAACGGCATTGACGCCCTGCTGGCGATTGCCCAGTGTCCCGGCGGCGTGCCCTGCACTACGGTTGGCTTGCATAAGAAAACCCCCGTCAATGCCGCCATGGCCGCCCACCGCATTTTAAAACTGGCGGGGCTGTAA
- a CDS encoding NAD(P)/FAD-dependent oxidoreductase, with amino-acid sequence MEKAGSERVRRAAVARKLGISPSRIKDVRLVKESIDSRQKKILFQLRLLVGVDSPLPPERLPSRDYPSVRPGSPVALIVGFGPAGMFAALRCLELGMKPVVLERGKDVSSRRFDLAPILRRGTVMEDSNYCFGEGGAGTFSDGKLFTRATKRGPVREVYEIFVAHGAPREILTDAHPHIGSNLLPNVVKAIRESILRAGGEIHFNARVEHLLRSADGRRIRGVACADGREFAADSVLLATGHSARDVYRMMLAERLALEQKSFAVGVRIEHPQAFVDARQYHLNPEQRRPEQLPAARYSVTTTIQDRGVHSFCMCPGGFIVPAATENDEVVVNGMSLARRDSPFANAGFVVSVHTEDTEPFCREHGVLAGVAYQKALETASCRAGGGMQKAPAQKVEDFLKGRVSSSLLPTSYHPGIVSHPLHELLPEGIVWRMREGLRQFDRKWRGFAGADAQLIGCETRTSSPVRIPRDPATLEHPGLEGLYPCGEGAGYAGGIVSAALDGRRCAEAMAQQATR; translated from the coding sequence ATGGAAAAGGCCGGCAGCGAGCGCGTGCGCCGCGCTGCCGTGGCGCGGAAGCTGGGTATTTCCCCCTCCCGTATCAAAGATGTGCGGCTGGTGAAGGAGTCCATTGACTCCCGGCAGAAAAAAATTCTCTTCCAGCTTCGGCTGCTGGTCGGGGTGGATAGCCCGCTGCCGCCGGAACGTCTTCCCTCCCGGGATTATCCGTCCGTCCGTCCCGGCTCCCCCGTGGCGCTGATCGTTGGATTCGGACCGGCCGGGATGTTCGCCGCGCTCCGCTGTTTGGAACTGGGTATGAAGCCTGTGGTTCTGGAACGGGGGAAGGATGTTTCCTCCCGCCGGTTTGACCTGGCTCCCATCCTGCGCCGCGGCACGGTGATGGAGGATTCCAATTACTGTTTTGGAGAGGGAGGGGCAGGCACGTTTTCCGACGGGAAGCTGTTTACGCGCGCCACCAAGAGAGGCCCCGTCCGGGAGGTTTACGAGATTTTTGTAGCCCACGGAGCGCCCAGGGAAATTTTAACGGACGCCCACCCGCATATCGGCTCCAATCTGTTGCCCAATGTTGTCAAAGCCATCAGGGAATCCATCCTTCGCGCGGGCGGGGAAATTCATTTCAATGCCCGTGTGGAGCATCTGCTCCGTTCTGCGGACGGCCGCCGCATACGCGGCGTGGCCTGCGCGGATGGCCGGGAATTTGCGGCGGATTCCGTTTTGCTGGCTACCGGGCACAGTGCCCGGGACGTGTACCGCATGATGCTGGCGGAGAGGCTGGCTCTGGAACAGAAATCCTTTGCCGTGGGTGTGCGCATTGAGCATCCCCAGGCGTTTGTTGATGCGCGCCAGTACCACCTGAATCCGGAGCAGAGGCGCCCGGAGCAGCTTCCGGCAGCCCGTTATTCCGTGACGACCACCATCCAGGACCGCGGCGTCCATTCCTTCTGCATGTGTCCCGGCGGCTTCATCGTGCCCGCCGCCACGGAGAACGATGAGGTAGTGGTCAACGGCATGTCTCTGGCCCGGAGGGATTCTCCATTTGCCAATGCCGGTTTTGTAGTCAGCGTGCATACGGAAGATACGGAACCGTTTTGCAGGGAACACGGGGTGCTGGCGGGCGTGGCGTACCAGAAAGCGCTGGAGACGGCTTCCTGCCGTGCCGGAGGAGGCATGCAGAAAGCCCCGGCCCAGAAGGTGGAGGATTTTCTGAAAGGGCGCGTTTCTTCTTCCCTGCTGCCTACCAGCTATCATCCCGGCATCGTATCCCATCCCCTTCATGAATTGCTCCCGGAAGGGATTGTCTGGCGCATGCGGGAGGGGCTGCGGCAGTTTGACCGTAAATGGCGGGGATTCGCCGGAGCGGACGCCCAGCTCATTGGCTGTGAGACGCGCACCAGCTCCCCCGTGCGCATTCCAAGGGACCCCGCCACGCTGGAGCATCCCGGTCTGGAGGGCCTGTACCCATGCGGCGAAGGGGCGGGTTACGCCGGCGGCATTGTTTCCGCCGCCCTGGACGGACGCCGTTGTGCGGAGGCCATGGCGCAGCAGGCGACCCGCTAG
- a CDS encoding agmatine deiminase family protein, whose amino-acid sequence MNKEPDVRWPAEWEPQDAVWLSWPHRRDLWQGGLDELQQTYGSVAAAIAPHALVCVNAAAPLHPGVRQAMLASGMSEEQFRLFNHPTNDVWCRDHGPVFVQDVKDGSLMLADWQFNAWGGKFAPWDLDNGVPALIGAALGLPVRSSSLILEGGAIEGNGDGLLVTTESVLLNPNRNPDWSRAMIEEELKRMLGVRAVFWLGSGIEGDDTDGHIDDMVRFVCRDAVVSIVETDSSSPHYRALAENNERLQDLRCVDGSGVEVIPLPMPDPLHAEDWRLDQLPASYANFLIVNEAVIVPVFNQPRNDDRALGILRECFSGKQVIGVDARKLVLEGGAIHCITQQQPRPGKEGL is encoded by the coding sequence ATGAACAAGGAACCCGATGTACGCTGGCCCGCTGAATGGGAGCCTCAGGATGCTGTCTGGCTGTCCTGGCCCCACCGCAGGGATTTATGGCAAGGGGGGCTGGACGAGTTGCAGCAGACTTATGGGAGCGTGGCCGCTGCCATTGCTCCGCATGCCCTTGTATGCGTGAATGCCGCAGCTCCCCTTCATCCCGGCGTCAGGCAGGCGATGCTGGCCTCCGGAATGAGTGAGGAGCAATTCCGCCTGTTCAACCACCCGACCAACGACGTATGGTGCCGGGACCACGGCCCCGTTTTCGTCCAGGATGTGAAGGACGGTTCCCTGATGCTGGCGGATTGGCAATTTAATGCGTGGGGCGGCAAATTTGCCCCGTGGGACCTGGACAACGGCGTTCCCGCCCTGATTGGGGCGGCGCTGGGGCTTCCCGTGCGCAGTTCTTCCCTGATTCTGGAAGGGGGGGCGATTGAGGGCAATGGGGACGGCTTGCTGGTGACGACGGAGTCCGTGCTGCTGAATCCCAACCGCAATCCGGATTGGAGCCGGGCCATGATTGAGGAGGAATTGAAGCGCATGCTGGGCGTCAGAGCCGTTTTCTGGCTCGGTTCCGGCATTGAAGGGGATGATACGGACGGCCATATTGACGACATGGTGCGTTTTGTGTGCCGGGATGCCGTAGTCTCCATCGTGGAAACGGATTCTTCCTCTCCCCATTACCGCGCTCTGGCGGAGAATAATGAACGCCTTCAGGATTTGAGATGCGTGGACGGTTCCGGGGTGGAGGTGATTCCCCTGCCGATGCCGGATCCCCTCCATGCGGAGGACTGGCGCCTGGATCAGCTCCCTGCCAGTTACGCCAATTTCCTCATTGTTAATGAGGCCGTCATTGTTCCCGTATTCAACCAGCCCCGGAATGACGATCGCGCCCTGGGCATTTTGCGTGAATGTTTCAGCGGAAAACAGGTAATAGGGGTGGATGCCCGCAAGCTGGTGCTGGAAGGCGGCGCCATCCACTGCATCACCCAGCAGCAGCCTCGGCCGGGGAAGGAGGGACTGTGA
- a CDS encoding Minf_1886 family protein produces the protein MTTPTFEDAVSRIVRKDPRFAERAYSFLKDALDFTMQRVEERENGSQRHVSGQELLEGFRDYALAQFGPMASTVMKEWGLRNGKNVGEMVFLLIEEDVFSKQPEDSLDDFKGFMSFRKAFEEPYEFQDQPS, from the coding sequence ATGACCACCCCTACGTTTGAAGATGCCGTGAGCCGTATCGTACGGAAGGATCCCCGTTTTGCGGAACGGGCATATTCTTTTCTGAAAGATGCGCTGGATTTTACCATGCAGCGCGTTGAAGAAAGGGAAAACGGCTCTCAGAGGCATGTCAGCGGGCAGGAACTGCTGGAAGGGTTCCGGGATTACGCCCTCGCCCAGTTCGGGCCCATGGCTTCCACCGTGATGAAGGAATGGGGGCTTAGGAACGGGAAGAATGTGGGGGAGATGGTTTTTTTACTGATTGAGGAAGACGTTTTTTCCAAACAGCCGGAGGATTCCCTGGATGATTTCAAGGGCTTCATGAGCTTCCGCAAGGCTTTTGAAGAGCCTTATGAATTTCAGGACCAGCCCAGTTGA
- a CDS encoding PDZ domain-containing protein, with protein sequence MFRSSIMLLATMLCVSCVSHRPIQDSSSPPIDAANPLDGTPVALAWSSGTQLMMGVDTGAVQTSLLFSPAVESIGARLRGRGAMRTANVPVSLKDDGEPISRKQDVVMADQAPYDGLLGWECIRKYVWNINYPKRSHRFFNKLPSRIKSWNKLSLIPGSDYPQIADRHGRRIILDTGAPHAVYISKKRWNAIKQAYPDAFVSVYSGYSPAAGGFYAHECMHVSSFQLGPLELKNILLCESFANPEVMGIPDDIDIILGYGALAARQFWLDGPGNALYFSSTSHRMPAPASFNLMGGTFIQDSNGNGPMKAYVAEWSPAWDAGLRTGDVLISINGRKNPYPDLVEYVTTQRGAQASVVVQRRNRLVRIQWEVPAAPPAGDYYPTPQAITEQEFENHVRQQEKKEQTQPSADGQQPPATAGETPDEASPAADGKTDKASAA encoded by the coding sequence ATGTTCCGTTCCTCCATCATGCTTCTGGCAACCATGCTGTGCGTTTCCTGCGTATCGCACCGGCCTATCCAGGACAGCAGCTCCCCGCCCATTGACGCGGCCAATCCCCTGGACGGCACCCCCGTGGCGCTGGCGTGGAGCTCCGGAACGCAATTAATGATGGGCGTAGACACGGGAGCAGTCCAGACATCCCTGCTTTTCTCCCCGGCAGTGGAATCCATCGGCGCACGCCTGCGCGGCAGGGGCGCCATGCGCACGGCCAACGTGCCCGTTTCCCTGAAGGATGACGGGGAACCCATTTCCCGGAAACAGGACGTAGTAATGGCAGACCAGGCCCCGTATGACGGTTTGCTGGGCTGGGAATGCATCCGGAAATATGTGTGGAACATCAACTATCCCAAACGCTCCCACCGTTTTTTCAATAAACTTCCCTCCAGAATAAAAAGCTGGAACAAGCTTTCCCTGATTCCCGGATCCGACTATCCGCAAATCGCGGACAGGCACGGAAGGCGCATCATTCTGGACACGGGAGCCCCCCACGCCGTTTACATCTCCAAAAAACGCTGGAATGCCATTAAGCAGGCCTACCCGGATGCGTTCGTCAGCGTCTATTCCGGCTATAGCCCCGCCGCAGGCGGCTTTTACGCCCACGAATGCATGCATGTAAGCTCCTTCCAGCTCGGTCCACTGGAATTAAAAAATATCCTGCTCTGTGAAAGCTTCGCCAACCCGGAAGTGATGGGCATCCCCGATGACATCGACATCATCCTGGGCTACGGCGCTCTGGCCGCACGCCAGTTCTGGCTGGACGGCCCGGGGAACGCCCTTTATTTCAGCTCCACCAGCCACCGGATGCCCGCCCCCGCCTCCTTCAACCTGATGGGAGGCACCTTTATCCAGGACAGCAACGGGAACGGCCCCATGAAAGCTTACGTGGCAGAGTGGTCTCCCGCATGGGACGCCGGCCTCAGGACGGGAGATGTGCTTATTTCCATCAATGGAAGAAAGAATCCCTATCCGGACCTCGTAGAATATGTTACCACCCAGCGGGGGGCTCAGGCCAGCGTGGTGGTCCAGCGCAGGAACAGGCTGGTGCGCATCCAATGGGAAGTTCCGGCCGCGCCCCCTGCCGGGGATTATTACCCCACGCCCCAGGCCATTACGGAACAGGAATTCGAAAACCACGTCAGGCAGCAGGAAAAAAAAGAACAGACCCAGCCCTCCGCAGACGGCCAGCAGCCTCCGGCTACGGCCGGAGAAACTCCGGATGAAGCCTCTCCCGCAGCTGACGGGAAAACGGACAAGGCCTCCGCTGCCTGA
- a CDS encoding AI-2E family transporter encodes MNNEQHQNTHTSAAPAIPSPFQKKTCWHALTGVSILVMLGIAAFVIFEVVELLGFLEPVLLPILIAAVVAYLLEPIVSWLVRLKFSRPWAVVTVMFAALAVLVGFGATILPPLIRQTDELIDNRMELWDKTSELIDSTIEIPFISRTIDSVYSTSLRELNASHYTEAEVHDLRNARTAREKLGAYMTINSSFYQDKLMSWLTSGGRALYSTIGIMVSILITPIFAFYFLLEADKIKEKWPSILPLKVSKFRKDVVDTMEEINGYLISFFRGQMLVSIIEGILIAICLKLIGLPYAITIGAAVCVLGIVPYLGIITAFIPAVLLAWFTWGDFQHVLIVSGIFLAVNQFDGWIIQPKIVGDSVELHPLTVMFSVLIWTLILGGLIGALLAVPLTAAIKVLYKRYIWQNASMRPMTDPVLPPEHPGEQPPDPPEGSAHA; translated from the coding sequence ATGAACAACGAACAACATCAAAATACCCACACTTCCGCCGCCCCCGCCATTCCCTCCCCCTTCCAGAAGAAAACCTGCTGGCATGCCCTGACAGGCGTATCCATTCTGGTGATGCTGGGCATTGCGGCCTTCGTCATTTTTGAAGTAGTGGAACTTCTGGGGTTTCTGGAACCGGTGCTCCTGCCCATCCTGATTGCCGCCGTCGTGGCGTATTTGCTGGAACCCATCGTTTCCTGGCTGGTGCGTCTCAAATTCTCCCGTCCATGGGCCGTAGTCACGGTCATGTTTGCGGCTCTGGCCGTTCTGGTAGGCTTTGGAGCCACGATTCTCCCTCCCCTGATCAGGCAGACGGATGAACTGATCGACAACCGGATGGAGCTATGGGACAAAACCTCCGAACTGATTGACTCCACCATTGAAATCCCCTTCATTTCCCGCACCATTGACAGTGTTTACAGCACCAGCCTGCGGGAACTGAATGCCAGCCATTATACGGAAGCGGAAGTCCATGACCTGAGAAACGCCCGGACCGCCCGGGAAAAGCTGGGAGCCTACATGACCATCAATTCCTCCTTTTACCAGGACAAGCTGATGAGCTGGCTCACTTCCGGGGGACGGGCCCTGTACAGCACCATAGGAATCATGGTCAGCATCCTGATCACGCCCATTTTCGCTTTTTACTTTCTGCTGGAGGCGGATAAAATCAAAGAGAAATGGCCCAGCATCCTGCCCCTGAAAGTCTCCAAATTCAGAAAAGACGTGGTGGACACCATGGAGGAAATCAACGGCTACCTGATTTCCTTCTTCCGCGGCCAAATGCTGGTAAGCATCATTGAAGGCATTCTGATTGCCATCTGCCTGAAACTGATAGGCCTGCCGTACGCCATCACCATCGGCGCCGCGGTCTGCGTGCTGGGCATCGTTCCCTACCTGGGCATCATCACCGCCTTTATCCCTGCGGTGCTGCTGGCCTGGTTCACATGGGGGGATTTCCAGCACGTGCTGATTGTTTCGGGCATCTTCCTGGCCGTCAACCAATTTGACGGATGGATCATCCAGCCGAAAATCGTGGGGGATTCCGTGGAACTCCACCCGCTCACGGTCATGTTTTCCGTGTTGATCTGGACACTCATCCTGGGCGGCTTGATCGGCGCCCTGCTGGCTGTCCCCCTGACAGCCGCCATCAAGGTCCTTTACAAGCGGTACATCTGGCAAAATGCCAGCATGCGCCCCATGACGGACCCCGTGCTTCCGCCGGAACATCCCGGCGAACAGCCTCCGGACCCCCCCGAAGGTTCGGCCCACGCTTAA